A single window of Lutzomyia longipalpis isolate SR_M1_2022 chromosome 1, ASM2433408v1 DNA harbors:
- the LOC129787357 gene encoding protein BCCIP homolog produces MFGNKVPKASEEKEEESDASMEDVYTGNEKLQVDFEGRNPIDSDFDGIKQMLSQLFLNAKVNTNELTDMIIAQNYVGSVIWQSEVDDDDESDVEDSGGIIFGITTVLNLSKWQEKECIKQIREYLLEKAEGSSERLKEIFNDSEHSVGFLVNERFINIPPQISIPLLDSLQKEINRAVGKKMPFEFEYFLMVLKYYKADSKKKSKVEEMSYSNPEEEVIAKDAILSFDYSVAEADTGLTGNWLEDDVALTPYRKVIVFEAKKLPEIVCRIKEFVE; encoded by the exons aTGTTTGGAAATAAAGTGCCGAAAGCCTCTGAGGAGAAGGAAGAGGAATCCGATGCCAGCATGGAGGATGTTTACACAGGAAATGAA AAACTCCAGGTGGACTTTGAGGGTAGGAATCCAATTGATAGTGACTTCGATGGGATCAAGCAGATGCTCAGTCAACTCTTCCTCAATGCCAAAGTCAATACAAATGAACTGACGGACATGATCATTGCCCAGAACTACGTGGGCAGTGTGATCTGGCAGAGTGAGGTGGATGATGACGATGAGTCGGATGTGGAGGACTCAGGAGGGATTATATTCGGCATCACGACAGTGCTGAATCTCAGCAAATGGCAGGAGAAGGAGTGCATAAAACAAATCCGGGAGTATTTGCTGGAGAAAGCTGAGGGATCTTCGGAGAGGCTGAAGGAGATTTTCAACGACAGCGAGCACTCTGTGGGTTTCCTGGTCAATGAACGCTTCATCAATATCCCCCCACAGATTTCCATTCCCCTCCTTGATAGCCTGCAGAAGGAGATTAATCGTGCTGTGGGGAAAAAGATGCCCTTTGAGTTTGAGTACTTCCTCATGGTCCTCAAGTACTACAAAGCCGACAGCAAGAAGAAGAGTAAAGTGGAGGAGATGAGCTACTCAAATCCCGAAGAGGAAGTCATTGCCAAGGATGCCATTCTGTCTTTTGACTACTCCGTAGCTGAAGCTGACACAGGGCTAACGGGCAATTGGCTGGAGGATGATGTTGCTCTCACACCCTACCGGAAAGTTATTGTCTTTGAGGCGAAAAAACTCCCTGAAATTGTTTGCAGGATTAAGGAGtttgttgaataa
- the LOC129787345 gene encoding adenosine deaminase-like protein codes for MAESTEMDYKSLPKIELHAHLNGSLSTSCLTELYHMKYPNTDDPPSHINGYKILDKFIELKDCFERFKYAHDLTDTPKRLKRATEIIINECHDDGVVYLEIRTTPRATEHMTKEVYLSTICEAIIECHEKEPKNPIVKLIPSFDRSKGVNDARDTLDVVLNVREKFPGMIVGIDLSGNPENTNFPDFKPLLQEARNAGLKLTLHCAETAGTEEENMEMLEFGMDRMGHGTFMDESPDTWLTLREKKIPVECCITSNLKCATVPDITKHHMQKLLHAEHPVVICTDDYGVFDTSLSKEIQLCAKTFNLSRETIQEISLNSVRFSFASTTEKTRLEALIRDFFTQSG; via the exons ATGGCTGAAAGCACTGAAATGGATTACAAATCTCTCCCAAAAATT gAGCTTCATGCTCACCTGAACGGAAGCTTGAGCACTTCGTGTCTCACTGAGTTGTATCACATGAAATATCCTAACACAGATGACCCCCCAAGCCACATAAACGGGTATAAGATACTggataaattcattgaactcAAAGA CTGCTTTGAGAGGTTCAAGTATGCCCACGACTTGACAGACACcccaaaaagattgaaaagagCCACCGAGATCATCATCAATGAATGCCACGATGATGGTGTGGTTTACCTGGAAATCCGCACAACTCCTCGTGCCACGGAGCACATGACAAAGGAAGTGTACCTGAGTACAATTTGCGAAGCAATAATTGAATGTCACGAAAAGGAACCAAAAAATCCAATAGTTAAGCTCATCCCGTCATTTGATCGTTCCAAAGGCGTTAATGATGCCCGGGATACCCTCGATGTTGTCCTGAATGTGCGTGAAAAGTTCCCGGGAATGATTGTTGGCATTGATTTGAGCGGAAATCCGGAAAACACAAACTTCCCGGACTTTAAGCCACTCCTCCAGGAAGCCAGAAATGCTGGGCTAAAGCTCACTCTTCATTGCGCTGAGACGGCCGGGACTGAGGAGGAGAACATGGAGATGCTTGAATTTGGAATGGATCGCATGGGGCATGGAACATTCATGGATGAATCCCCGGACACATGGCTGACGCTgcgtgagaagaaaattcccgtTGAATGCTGCATCACCAGCAACCTCAAATGCGCCACCGTTCCGGACATCACAAAGCATCACATGCAGAAGCTACTGCATGCCGAACATCCCGTTGTTATTTGC ACGGATGACTACGGGGTTTTCGACACCTCCCTCAGCAAAGAAATCCAACTGTGTGCCAAGACCTTCAATTTGTCGCGTGAAACCATCCAAGAGATCAGCTTAAACAGCGTCCGGTTTTCTTTTGCAAGCACCACCGAGAAAACTCGCCTCGAAGCCCTCATTCGTGATTTCTTCACACAATCTGgctaa